A genome region from Plasmodium vinckei vinckei genome assembly, chromosome: PVVCY_07 includes the following:
- a CDS encoding reticulocyte binding protein, putative encodes MREYQHLKKTMISLFVLLGVVFSRNGILVTALNTHYQANSLTLDSNLNKSGHSNHEPNNETSNANSLYLNTLNTVDIIYNEGEDDNVSLYEYYRPIYTHEHIRNLLSDVIAISEWGLNSIWKKVADYSGKIKKLENSCGEMKKSLSTEIENLENPTYNYQNNTFQNTFSLLKTKREDLIQCVKSNYSTLNKDIKDLANEDKYNMYDVMGINPSSIIAPIYNTRLDLIKNEIEKDLPKIKSLSLNEAETLSNFINQIASIAENEPELKTILDTIKFMQKQINHIIKLHKKYTDNYNTKYNIIMKLQKIEDAYKVSTDHTIKNISGLGENYANSKYNYNILIDLDKLYNIKKTQMNNIFIFLTQILIGKVDPSSNKIVQDGSYDYNMSQPKEILNNLKDQFHKTFGKNVDSYDKNVDIKDSENESNDVIPKTVVLIKQLEDLIKSMESIYNNDVPISEIQTEIYKKTNTLNLNEKLNGFKNAVEEAREWKTKRKLTITTLKEKYETVLNLQTQINQLCQSFSEKNRKKKYVHESKSILKTKAKHINEKKKYLENLIELKKNIENHINQINTLLNNPLYEMAEYKKKKNKINDDIELEFKNFYNGGLENLVAECSNLVDENIIEAAQNEEQIKNYLEDVDAKYNKINNIKFDEFPKVLNNVNNKKESLLELINEIKKYTYYHMINDLSSMLNRVQTVDEHLTPNMDSYLGLYNELKSYKEEILKKNNLIVQNNYINNGNYPDYGYNSKKLLEYGNNFLSKENIILRDIEEMRKISDEVKTVLPKYNNEAKKITPDSSGEYSQVNKIIEQIKEYTSENYLNKCRKKLNDIKMEITNATNQIQDSNKNMEIFKMLNNGMQKYQSVNELIKNVINGKNVLDELLSQSIQTIQNYDDINENIKNSSIETLNNKISMINSKLNTEAINDLETKLSSLNEYFMSIKQKILENSEVHVDNLLENVNQIDQVQVLTSKLYGQYISLKMDIEKSINDINKETQKHQNGSSQMHGNTLDKTNGMLSNNNSNKTNYTNDDDTENNNKQNGYFDPKNSSYYAYAGVATLFLGIYCSVAAQTNKNGEEACFTNEVDYFDGGENWRHDQNDDIEIYLDENNYM; translated from the exons atgagaGAGTATCaacatttgaaaaaaactaTGATTAGTTTATTTGTCTTGCTTGGAG TTGTGTTCTCTAGAAACGGTATTTTAGTGACGGCTTTGAATACACATTATCAGGCAAACTCATTAACACTTGATagcaatttaaataaaagtgGGCATTCAAATCATGAAccaaataatgaaacatCCAATGCCAATTCATTATATCTTAACACTTTAAATACTGttgatataatatataatgaggGGGAAGATGATAATGTTtctttatatgaatattataggcctatatatacacatgaGCACATTAGAAATTTGTTATCTGATGTTATAGCTATTAGTGAATGGGGATTAAATAGTATATGGAAAAAAGTTGCCGATTATAgtggaaaaataaaaaaattagaaaattCATGCGgtgaaatgaaaaaaagcTTATCTACGgaaatagaaaatttagaaaatccgacatataattatcaaaataatacatttcAAAACACTTTTAgtttattaaaaacaaaaagagaAGATTTGATTCAATGTGTAAAATCAAATTACAGTACACttaataaagatataaaagatCTTGCGAATgaagataaatataatatgtatgaTGTTATGGGAATAAATCCATCTTCGATAATTGCGCCAATTTATAATACCCGTCttgatttaattaaaaatgaaattgaaaaagacttaccaaaaataaaaagtttgtCTCTTAATGAAGCAGAAACACTTTCAAATTTCATAAATCAAATTGCAAGTATTGCTGAAAATGAACCTGAATTAAAAACTATTTTAGatacaataaaatttatgcaaaaacaaattaaccatataataaaactaCACAAAAAGTATAcagataattataatactaaatacaatattataatgaaattacaaaaaattgaaGATGCTTATAAGGTATCTACAGACCAtaccataaaaaatatttctggTTTAGGAGAAAATTATGCAAAttctaaatataattataatatattaattgatttagacaaattatataatatcaaaaagacacaaatgaataatatttttatctttctcacacaaattttaattggAAAAGTAGATCCAAGTTCTAATAAAATAGTTCAGGATGGTAGTTACGATTACAATATGTCACAACctaaagaaatattaaacaatttaaaagatCAATTTCATAAAACATTTGGAAAAAATGTAGATTCATATGACAAAAATGTAGACATAAAGGATTCTGAAAATGAAAGCAATGATGTAATACCCAAAACAGTGgtattaataaaacaattagaagatttaattaaatcaatggaaagtatatataataatgatgtaCCAATATCTGAAATTCAAACAGagatatacaaaaaaacaaatacattgaatttaaatgaaaaattaaatggaTTCAAAAATGCGGTAGAAGAAGCAAGAGAATGGAAAACTAAAAGAAAATTGACCATAACCacattaaaagaaaaatatgaaacaGTTCTCAATTTGCAAACTCAAATTAACCAATTGTGTCAATCATttagtgaaaaaaataggaaGAAAAAGTACGTGCATGAATCTaaaagtatattaaaaacaaaagcaaaacatataaatgaaaagaagaaatacctagaaaatttaattgaattaaaaaagaatatagaAAATCATATTAATCAAATTAACactttattaaataatccGTTATATGAAATGGcggaatataaaaaaaaaaaaaataaaataaatgatgatataGAATTAGAGTTTAAAAATTTCTATAATGGTGGATTAGAAAATTTGGTTGCAGAATGTTCAAATTTGgttgatgaaaatataattgaagCAGCACAAAATGaagaacaaattaaaaattatttagagGATGTGGATgctaaatataataaaatcaataatattaaatttgatGAATTTCCCAAGGTCTTAAATAAtgtgaataataaaaaagaatctCTTTTAGAACTTATAaacgaaataaaaaagtatacatattatCATATGATAAATGATTTATCAAGTATGCTAAATAGAGTTCAAACTGTAGATGAACACTTAACACCTAATATGGATAGTTATTTGGGTTTATACAATGAACTAAAAAGTTATAAAGAAgagatattaaaaaagaataatttgatcgttcaaaataattatataaacaatggCAACTATCCAGATTATGGATATAATTCTAAAAAACTATTAGAATAtggtaataattttttatccaaagaaaatataatacttaGAGATATTGAAGAAATGCGTAAAATTTCAGATGAAGTTAAAACAGTGTTaccaaaatataataatgaagccaaaaaaataacccCTGATTCAAGCGGTGAATATTCACaagttaataaaataatagaacAAATAAAAGAGTATACTTCAGAAAATTACTTAAATAAATGTAGAAAGAAACTTAATGATATTAAAATGGAAATTACTAATGCAACAAACCAAATTCAAGAcagtaataaaaacatggaaatttttaaaatgttaaatAATGGAATGCAGAAATATCAATCAGTTAATGAATtgattaaaaatgtaataaatggtaaaaatgtattagaTGAATTATTGAGCCAAAGTATTCAAacaatacaaaattatgatgACATCAACgaaaatatcaaaaatagTTCTATAGaaacattaaataataaaatatcgaTGATTAATAGTAAATTAAACACTGAAGCTATAAATGATCTTGAAACCAAATTATCATCATTAAacgaatattttatgtcgattaaacaaaaaatattggaaAATAGCGAAGTACATGTTGATAATTTACTGGAAAATGTCAATCAAATTGATCAGGTTCAAGTTTTAACAAGTAAATTATATGGACAATACATATcattaaaaatggatatCGAAAAATCAATTaatgatattaataaagaaaCACAAAAACATCAAAATGGAAGTTCACAAATGCATGGAAATACGTTGGATAAAACAAATGGAATGctatcaaataataattcaaataaaacaaactATACAAATGATGACGACACtgaaaacaataataaacaaaatggaTATTTTGATCCAAAAAATTCAAGTTACTACGCATATGCTGGAGTAGCTACGCTGTTTCTAGGCATTTATTGTAGCGTTGCAGCccaaacaaataaaaacgGTGAGGAAGCTTGCTTTACTAATGAGGTAGACTATTTTGATGGTGGGGAAAATTGGAGACATGACCAAAATGACGATATAGAGATATATTTAGATGAAAATAACTACATGTAA
- a CDS encoding GPI-anchored micronemal antigen, putative, translating into MKRNILFPLLLIIAVLNAVNSLIKNGNNNSQPLVPEVNTAKNANNNEDTCEIQKMAEEMIENLLNEKDVLTLIMEPLQNKLNDDYICEPVKYNNICIYEKDKAPLSFQCTSEKYENLIHRFTYKKLCRSKITYCNILLKSFIDKNKETNTFDTIINNYNVLLSCVDSDLKAIYKESISLLSDLRDSIIEITEKLWSKNISDVFKKREQLITGIFCELRNGSSSSLVSHGLSYENFGILKINNEKLLSQAFYAFSEYYYYFPLFAIKLLEKGGFVDRLVSIHSNLTNYRAKNIIKKINDKSRNEVLSNDELFTHLNNYKHHNQKNTNSFINMTGINIKDNTVEDSNASNKLDSNLRNNTTTSMQSKNTNILPPKDTNTNNVDNINLSNPLSSPDLLKAKDVSELVKDMIKSLNIVKFENDQPTNKTDEEGIKKLIENSFMDLSDNAMLVRLLLKPQAAILYIIQSFILMTPSPTRDAKTYCKKSLVNGQLIDSSDANAASEEDDLVNKFASKYNLIYEKLIVEELRENEQNTKTLKTSQTKLSALEVRNTQNNNPNGENHNSPLIAVVSDPAGEETDAIINDNVNLLALSADIEQTFKTLNSTGAGFSSTISYALFAFFSVLLCFI; encoded by the coding sequence atgaaacgcaatatattattccCTTTATTACTTATAATCGCAGTGTTAAATGCTGTAAATTCCctgataaaaaatggaaataataattcacaACCCTTAGTTCCTGAAGTAAACACAGCGAAAAATGCCAATAACAACGAAGATACCTGTGAAATCCAAAAAATGGCAGAAGAAATGATAGAAAATTTGTTGAATGAAAAAGATGTATTAACATTAATAATGGAACCACtacaaaacaaattaaacgatgattatatatgtgaaccagtaaaatataataacatttgtatatatgaaaaagacAAAGCCCCTTTATCATTTCAATGTACAAGTGAGAAATATGAAAACTTAATTCACCGATttacttataaaaaattgtgccgttcaaaaataacatattgcaatattttattaaaatcgttcattgataaaaataaagaaaccAATACATTTGATaccataataaataattataacgTTTTATTAAGCTGTGTTGATAGTGATTTAAAAGCAATTTATAAAGAATCGATAAGTTTACTTTCCGATCTAAGGGACTCAATTATAGAGATAACAGAAAAATTATGgtctaaaaatatttcagatgtttttaaaaaacgaGAACAATTAATTACAGGAATATTTTGTGAACTAAGAAATGGAAGTTCATCGAGTTTAGTATCTCATGGTTTAtcatatgaaaattttggcattttaaaaattaataatgaaaaactGTTAAGCCAGGCATTTTATGCATTTTCGgaatactattattatttcccaTTATTTGCAATTAAGTTGTTGGAAAAAGGAGGATTTGTAGACAGACTAGTATCAATCCATTCAAATTTAACAAATTATAGAGCTAAAAacattatcaaaaaaattaatgataaaTCGAGAAATGAAGTTTTAAGTAATGACGAATTGTTCAcacatttaaataattataagcACCACaaccaaaaaaatacaaattcgTTCATTAACATGACtggaataaatataaaagataataCAGTCGAAGATTCTAACGCCTCTAATAAATTAGATTCCAACTTACGAAATAATACAACCACATCTATGCaatcaaaaaatacaaatatactACCACCAAAAGATACAAATACCAATAATGTAGATAATATCAACTTAAGCAATCCATTATCATCCCCAGATTTATTAAAGGCAAAAGATGTTTCTGAATTAGTAAAAGATATGATAAAAAGCTTAAATATTgttaaatttgaaaatgatCAACCCACCAATAAAACCGATGAAGAAGGAATTAAAAAACTTATAGAAAATTCTTTCATGGATTTAAGTGATAATGCTATGTTAGTTCGATTATTACTAAAACCACAAGCagcaatattatatataattcaatCATTTATTCTTATGACACCATCCCCTACACGTGATGCTAAAACATATTGCAAAAAGTCACTAGTTAATGGCCAATTAATTGATAGTTCCGATGCAAATGCAGCATCAGAAGAAGATGATTTAGTTAATAAATTTGCTAGTAAGtacaatttaatttatgaaaaactAATTGTTGAGGAATTAAGAGAAAACGAGcaaaatacaaaaacattaaaaacATCCCAAACAAAGTTGTCAGCATTAGAAGTTCGAAACACACAAAATAACAACCCCAATGGAGAAAACCACAATTCCCCATTAATTGCAGTAGTAAGTGATCCAGCTGGTGAGGAAACTGATGctataataaatgataatgttAATTTATTAGCATTATCAGCAGATATAGAACAAACTTTTAAGACTTTAAATTCAACGGGCGCAGGTTTTTCTTCTACTATTTCTTATGCCCTATTcgcttttttttctgttttattatgtttcatttaa
- a CDS encoding sporozoite and liver stage tryptophan-rich protein, putative translates to MDGYEEAFQHARDTIPPTWVKDLFPQNQTVGPNISYMYSSIFVLFSSIALYKKILYSNLKHRLKTLFSIPESKIIQWKQKGEHSDDDISDDDYSDEDEYSNDGDSDIEYIDEDILKDYGCETGNVSTGATSQDFSKNMSTNKDSVRLNKKKIRYNEIARTKKKPTSYNHLTEYWKRRQWKKYLKKVEDEWQLLNLGIENIIKKMVEKSNSELELWKTQQTNKWLHSNNLYAQYSLLYKKISPNPETSKTIQQMGDLLKEKIYNHWNNLQAENEHNIREWIIEQWNEWKNAKIISWLMCDWKRHENEKWVQWKNKHKYHMSSAPNKTEYMIWQKRTNVEKRQWINWVRIKEDHYIYNIEIVCNKDKNIYKNSIIKWINDIIEQFVSNPQLKIWLESQSNKPRSSKKSLKSERVRNVNETNIEINA, encoded by the exons aTGGATGGATACGAAGAAGCATTTCAGCATGCTAGAGATACCATTCCCCCAACGTGGGTGAAAGACTTATTCCCACAAAACCAAACTGTAGGCCCCAATATAAGTTATATGTATTCATCTATTTTCGTTCTGTTCTCTTCCATAgctttatacaaaaaaatactttattcg AATTTGAAACATCGACTGAAAACCTTATTTTCTATTCCCGAAAGTAAGATAATACAATGGAAACAAAAAGGAGAACATAGTGATGATGACATTAGCGATGATGACTATAGTGATGAAGATGAATATAGTAACGATGGTGATAGCGATATTGAATATATTGATGAGGATATACTTAAAGACTACGGATGTGAAACTGGTAATGTATCGACTGGAGCGACTTCCCAagatttttcaaaaaatatgtcaACGAATAAGGATTCAGTGCgcttaaacaaaaaaaaaatcagatataatgaaattgctagaacgaaaaaaaaaccaaCGTCTTATAACCACTTGACAGAATATTGGAAAAGAAGacaatggaaaaaatatttaaagaaaGTTGAGGATGAATGGCAACTATTAAATTTAGgcattgaaaatataattaaaaaaatggtagAAAAAAGCAATTCCGAGTTAGAATTATGGAAAACCCAACAAACAAACAAATGGCTtcattcaaataatttatatgcacaatattctttattgtataaaaaaatatctcCAAATCCTGAAACAAGTAAAACCATACAACAAATGGGAGATTTActaaaggaaaaaatatataaccaTTGGAATAATTTACAAGCAGAAAACGAACATAATATAAGGGAATGGATCATAGAGCAATGGAATGAATGGAAAAATGCTAAAATCATTTCATGGCTAATGTGCGATTGGAAACGccatgaaaatgaaaaatgggtgcaatggaaaaataaacacAAATATCATATGAGCTCTGCCCCTAACAAGACCGAATACATGATATGGCAAAAACGAACTAATGTTGAAAAAAGGCAATGGATTAATTGGGTCAGAATAAAAGAAGACcactatatttataatattgagATTGTATGTAACaaagacaaaaatatatacaaaaattcTATTATCAAATGGataaatgatattattGAACAATTTGTTAGCAACCCTCagttaaaaatatggcTCGAATCACAATCTAATAAGCCTCGCTCAAGTAAAAAATCATTAAAATCAGAAAGAGTGAGAAATGTGAACGAGACTAATATTGAAATAAATGCGTAA
- a CDS encoding prohibitin, putative gives MERILSSIGRLSVFAGGLSLIPYTFVYDVDGGERCVMFNRFGGVSEKTYGEGSHFYFPWFQTPYIYDIKMKPKVINTTTGTKDLQIVTLSLRLLFRPHTKHLPYLHSTLGPDYDERVLPSIGNEVLKAVVARYNAESLLTQRDTISKEIRESITARAKQFNIVLDDVAITHLSYGKEFAKAIEDKQVAQQESERVKFIVAKTEQEKIAAVIKAEGEAEAAKLISTAVKQYGNSLLEIRKLEAAKEIAENLSKSKNVTYFPSSSNILLNPKSL, from the coding sequence ATGGAAAGAATTTTATCGTCAATAGGGCGACTAAGTGTATTTGCAGGTGGGTTGAGTTTAATTCCATACACATTTGTATATGATGTTGATGGAGGGGAAAGATGTGTAATGTTCAATAGATTTGGGGGTGTAAGTGAAAAAACATATGGAGAGGGAAGtcacttttattttccttgGTTTCAAactccatatatatatgatataaaaatgaaacctaaagtaataaatacaaCAACAGGTACTAAAGATTTACAAATAGTTACACTAAGTTTAAGGCTATTATTTAGACCTCATACAAAACATTTACCATATTTACATAGTACTTTAGGACCAGATTATGATGAGCGTGTATTACCATCGATTGGTAATGAAGTATTAAAAGCCGTTGTGGCTAGATATAATGCTGAATCTTTATTAACACAAAGAGATACAATTTCTAAAGAGATAAGAGAAAGTATTACAGCAAGAGCCAAACAGtttaatattgttttaGATGATGTAGCTATTACTCATTTAAGTTATGGTAAAGAATTTGCTAAAGCTATTGAAGATAAACAAGTAGCACAACAAGAAAGTGAAAGAGTTAAATTTATTGTTGCAAAAACTGAGCAAGAAAAAATTGCTGCTGTTATTAAAGCAGAAGGAGAAGCAGAAGCTGCAAAATTAATTTCTACAGCTGTAAAACAATATGGTAATAGTTTGTTAGAAATAAGAAAATTAGAAGCAGCTAAAGAAATAGCAGAAAATTTAAGTAAGTCTAAAAATGTTACTTATTTTCCATCAtcatcaaatatattattaaatccTAAAAGCCTTTAA
- a CDS encoding U6 snRNA-associated Sm-like protein LSm8, putative, which yields MASINIESYIENEILVITKDGRIFTGKLKGFDQTTNIIIGNCYERIYKESLEKISLGIYIIRGDNVTLIGEIDEEVDRNILQNKIKPEMLKPIIY from the exons ATGGCttctataaatattgaatcatatatagaaa atGAAATATTAGTCATTACTAAAGATGGTAGAATATTTACGGGAAAATTAAAAGGGTTTGATCAAacaacaaatataataataggaAATTGTTATGAAAGGATATACAAAGAATctttggaaaaaataagcttaggaatatatattataagagGAGATAATGT aaCACTAATAGGGGAAATCGACGAAGAGGTGGATAGAAACATacttcaaaataaaattaagcCTGAAATGCTCAAACCA ataaTATACTAG
- a CDS encoding prolyl 4-hydroxylase subunit alpha, putative, with protein MIEKNKMNIEQPGNNKFFIREQNEDNTIIQKTKNIFNSINQTKIIESAEKNKFGIKLYDNNLEYNDNIETIIKKVINEKNIYFYKKYPSYLLYLSNEIDEENGQNANNPNDNYKIQNSKKIFFKIQILPKNMAIIYNIVPKNVIEKILTMCENKYKKSKTSIGYSNDKQENYKLTNSVNRTSSTVFLYTIRSKSMIQETHIDNDSTIIYTKDQSIIELENTICDLVKIPLCYLEPLAIVKYEQNNYFNLHHDGSFRRATLLIYLNDVNKDGETTFPYYNLSIKPIQGSGIFWYNNIPIEDDYAIHYCTNRIKQFYQNLKKSTHLQQNNHITTDTTINNHGNFNNNTQDTSSPLYPNNLSDHNNLSINGTKDLIQFLKNKSNLQKFSIDLVNDEFGYMYITDMTMLHQANKVTNEYKYVINCFFNINIVRNV; from the coding sequence ATGatagagaaaaataaaatgaatatagaACAACCAGGTAACAATAAATTCTTCATTAGAGAGCAAAATGAAGACAATACTATCAttcaaaaaacaaaaaacatttttaattccaTAAATCAAACTAAAATAATTGAGAGTgctgaaaaaaacaaatttggaataaaattatacgACAACAATCTtgaatataatgataatattgaaactataataaaaaaagtaattaatgaaaaaaatatttacttttacaaaaaatatccaTCTTATCTTTTGTACTTAAGCAATGAAAtagatgaagaaaatggACAAAATGCAAATAATCCAAATgacaattataaaattcaaaatagtaaaaaaatattttttaaaattcaAATTCTCCCTAAAAATATGGCAATTATTTACAACATTGTtccaaaaaatgtaatagaaaaaattttaaccatgtgtgaaaataaatataaaaaaagtaaaacaTCAATTGGTTATTCAAATGATAAacaagaaaattataaattaacaaaTTCAGTAAATAGAACTAGTTCAactgtatttttatataccaTTCGAAGTAAATCAATGATCCAAGAAACACACATCGATAATGATTCtactataatatatactaaaGATCAAAGTATAATAGAATTAGAAAATACTATATGTGATCTTGTTAAAATACCTTTATGTTATTTAGAACCATTAGCTATAGttaaatatgaacaaaataattattttaatttacatCATGATGGCTCATTTCGGCGAGCTAcacttttaatttatttaaatgatgTAAATAAAGATGGCGAAACTACATTCccttattataatttgtcAATTAAACCTATTCAAGGTTCTGGAATATTTTggtataataatatacctATAGAAGATGATTATGCAATTCATTATTGTACTAATagaataaaacaattttatcaaaatttgaaaaaaagcACGCATTTACAACAAAATAATCACATCACTACTGACACAACAATTAACAACCATggcaattttaataataacacaCAAGATACATCCTCCCCTCTATATCCAAATAATTTGTCTGATCATAATAATCTTTCTATTAATGGAACAAAAGATTTAattcaatttttaaagaataaatcaaatttacaaaaattttcaattgACCTTGTAAATGATGAATTTGGTTATATGTACATTACAGATATGACTATGTTACATCAAGCCAATAAAGTAACAAacgaatataaatatgttatcaattgttttttcaatattaatatagtTAGAAATGTTTAA